The segment GGATGTAAAGGGGTTATTGGACATCCTGGATATCGATAGGACCCACATCTGCGGGCTTTCCATGGGCAGTTACACTACCCTACTATTCGGAATGAAGCACCCCGATCGCGTTCGCTCCCTGACCCTCGCCGGTTCAGGTCATGGCAGCGGGCAGAACCGCCAGGAGTTCCACAAGAGGGTGACCGAGATGGCCGGAAAAATGATGAAGGAGGGGATGAAAGGGGTCTCAGACAGCTACACTCAGGGGCCGACGCGGGTCCAGCTTCAGAATAAAAACCCGCGAGCTTGGGAGGAATTCCGCCGGCAGTTCGAGGAACACTCGGCCATGGGCTCGGCCTACACCCTGCTGGGAGTGCAGCGGCAGCGGCCGTCGGTAACGGACCTGGGTGAGCAGCTTAAAAAAATGTCTCTACCCGTGCTGATCATGTTGGGAGATGAGGACGAGCCGGGAGTGGAGGGCAGTCTATTCATGAAGCGGAACATCTCCCGCGCCGGGTTGGAGATTTATCCTCGCAGCGGTCACCCCCTGAACCTGGAAGAGCCGGAGCGCTTCAATTCTTCTCTGTTAAACTTCATTACCGCAGTGGATGCAGGCCACTGGGAGGCGCGGGACCCCCGCAGCTTGGGCGGGTTGATGTAATGCCATGAAACAGACTTATCCTTTCAACTGTCTTTTTTTCTGGTTGGCCGGTCCAAGAAAAATTAGGAAATTAGTGAGGGATTCTTGAGACGAATCCCCTTATAGGTAAATATTTTTTACGCTATGCGCCATGCGCTTTGCGTTTGGCCATTTTCCGATTGGAGGGATCAAAATGGAAAGAAAAAAAGTCACCATCCCGGATATTTTGCAGATGAAAAAAGAGGAGAGGAAGATTACGAAGGTAAACCTGCACGATTATCCTACGGCGGTTTTGGCTGACCGGGCAGGGATCGACATCGTCATGATCGGGGACTCCATTGGCATGGTGGTCCTGGGATACGAAAACACCATTCCGGTCACTATGGAAGAAATGATCCACCACGCCAAAGCGGTGACCCGCGGGGCCAAACACTGCCTCGTGGTCTGCGATATGCCTTTCATGTCCTACCAGACGAGCGTGGATGAGGCGGTGAGGAATGCCGGACGGCTCTTGAAAGAAACGGGGGTGGATGCGGTCAAGCTGGAGGGAGGTGTGGATATAAAAGAGAAAGTGAGAGCCATGGTGGGAGCCGGAATTCCGGTCATGGGGCACATCGGCCTCCTCCCGCAGAGAGTTTCCTTGGTCGGAAAGTACCGGGTCCAGGGCAAGGATGCGGCCACGGCGAGATTGATCCTAAAGGATGCCTTGGCCATAGAGGAGGCAGGGGCTTTCGGCATCGTTCTGGAGAGCGTGACGGCAGAAGTGGCCAAGCTGATCACGGAAAGATTAAAAATCCCCACCCTCGGCGCGGGCTCAGGTCCTTATTTAGATGGGCAGTCACTAAACCTATATGACATCTTAGGTCTTTCCTTAGGGGTGGTCCCCCGTTTCGCCAAAAAATATCTCAACCTCGCGGAAGAGACCACCCGGGTTTTATCGGAGTACAAAAAAGATGTGGAGGAAGGTAGATTTCCTGCGGAAGAGCATTATTTCCGCATGGACGAGAAGGAATTACAAAAGCTGATGGCCAAGAAAAAAAGAAAATGAAGAGTTAAATTGCCCAAAAGGTAACCGAAATATCGATCATTTAAATTTGTCTGTGCTTCCATAAGGTGGGAATCCGGAAATCAGGTCGCTGATGGGGATTATTCTTCTCGGGAAGAATTTGCTATTCAACCAGTTGGTTCTCCCCAAGATCCAAAGTCCAAATTTAATTCACTAAGCACGCTCTGTACGAACGTCCCGGTCTATGCGGTTGCAATCCTTGCACTTCACACGTGCAAAGCCATTATGCAGGGCGCCGGTCCGCCAGGTTAGACCGACTTGGCGAAGGGGACGTTGGGGTCAGGAAGGGGCGTATTGAAGGCCAGGTGGACGGTCGGCTCACTGCTGCCGTTCCAGTTGCGGTGCCGCACGCCGGCAGGGAAGACGATGAGCGAGCCGGGAGAGCAGTCGTACTGCTTACCCTCGATCTCGATGCTCATCGTGCCACTCAGGATGTAGAAGATCTGATCGACGTCGTGGACGTGCATGCCGGCCGGGGAGCCGCCGCCGGCGGGCGTCTTGATGCAATTGATCGTGCAGGTCCTGGCGCCCGAGGTGTGA is part of the Deltaproteobacteria bacterium genome and harbors:
- a CDS encoding cupin domain-containing protein, with the translated sequence HTSGARTCTINCIKTPAGGGSPAGMHVHDVDQIFYILSGTMSIEIEGKQYDCSPGSLIVFPAGVRHRNWNGSSEPTVHLAFNTPLPDPNVPFAKSV
- a CDS encoding alpha/beta hydrolase, translated to MPTVFVNNVNLYYEEAGSGIPILFVHEFAGDWRSWEAQMRFFSSRYRAITFSARGYLPSEVPNSPQTYSQDMQVADVKGLLDILDIDRTHICGLSMGSYTTLLFGMKHPDRVRSLTLAGSGHGSGQNRQEFHKRVTEMAGKMMKEGMKGVSDSYTQGPTRVQLQNKNPRAWEEFRRQFEEHSAMGSAYTLLGVQRQRPSVTDLGEQLKKMSLPVLIMLGDEDEPGVEGSLFMKRNISRAGLEIYPRSGHPLNLEEPERFNSSLLNFITAVDAGHWEARDPRSLGGLM
- the panB gene encoding 3-methyl-2-oxobutanoate hydroxymethyltransferase, yielding MERKKVTIPDILQMKKEERKITKVNLHDYPTAVLADRAGIDIVMIGDSIGMVVLGYENTIPVTMEEMIHHAKAVTRGAKHCLVVCDMPFMSYQTSVDEAVRNAGRLLKETGVDAVKLEGGVDIKEKVRAMVGAGIPVMGHIGLLPQRVSLVGKYRVQGKDAATARLILKDALAIEEAGAFGIVLESVTAEVAKLITERLKIPTLGAGSGPYLDGQSLNLYDILGLSLGVVPRFAKKYLNLAEETTRVLSEYKKDVEEGRFPAEEHYFRMDEKELQKLMAKKKRK